The Dermochelys coriacea isolate rDerCor1 chromosome 13, rDerCor1.pri.v4, whole genome shotgun sequence genome includes the window GAAATTCCCCGAGACAGACTGAGCCACGGGCTCACTGAAGCCCCtgtgcccctgctccccacccgcTCCCTGCCCAATAACCCTGGGCTAGCACCACCCCCCTTGTGTCACCACCCCTCTTGTGTCTGCCCTGCAACTAGATATCCTTctttctgcctccccctcccggTCTGTGAGCCCCCCAGTaccctttctcttcttcccctcccctctgagCCCCTCAAAAgacttctctccccctccccttagtACCTCTCTTTGTCTACCCATCCCCTGGTGCCCACCCAAAACTCCCTCTTTACATTTCCCACCCACCTCTCCCCTGTACCCTTTGTGTCCACctcccccattccccttccctAAGTAGGAGGTaccccatttccagcttctccccactgctccccatgcTCTGCCCTCCCCATACTCACCCCAGGTCACCCTTAGCGGGTCATGCCCCAGGCTGCTGTGTCTCACCACACACACATGTTCTGCAGGGCCAacccccttctgccccagctcGATGGACACCTGGATCTGGAAGGTTAAGTCCCCATTGGGCAGGATGCCACTGGTCAGCTGCTCCCCCTGGGCCACTTGGCCTCCCCGCTCCCAGATCACCTCGATGTCGCGGGGATAGAACCCCGTCACGTGGCAGACGAGGCGGCGCGGCCGGTCCTGGGTCCCTGGGACAAGGGCCACATGCactgtgggctgggctggggggagagtgAGAAAGGGTTATTAATCATAGGTAACAGGACAGCAGGGGACTGCAGATTGGGAGTGAGGAGCACTGGCAAAGCTGTCACCTGTCTTCTGAGCGATGAAAGGCAGAGCGAGTTCGATCATGAACCTGCAATGCTGGGGCTGGATGAGGTTCCACGCAGTGAAAGTCTCCCCTTCACGGTTCCAGCGCTCCGCCACTCGCCAGGCTGCCGGGTGCTCCGAGAACCAGCGGTTCTGGTCGGACTGGTACCGCAGCACGTCCTCCCCGTTGAGGGAATATCTCGTGACGGCTCGGACGGCACCGGTGGCATCGTCCAGCTCACAAGTCTTCAGGATCTGCATGTAGTAGGGCTCTGGGGGCAGAATGGCTGCGTGAGCAACTGAGCACAGAGCTGACATCTGGGGCCAGAGTGGGGGAGAAGTTCTCATGCctagaaccaggagtcctgactcccagcatgccctgctctaacccactcaACTCTGCTGCCTCCTACCctcagggagagaacccaggagtccggaatCCCCACGCTAACCACTAGGTATCAGGGAAGTCACTCCCCTCTGGTGtacccttcccccagctccctcctaCCTCCTTTGAGCTGCCCGCCCATCATTTCCAAAGCCAAGCGCTGGGGCTCAAGGACTCACCTCCCTGTGGGGAACTGGTGTTCACCTCCTGCACCAGGGCCTGGTACTTGGTCTCCACCCAGGACTCCCAGAGCATGCATTTGCCTGCACTCCAGGACTCCTGGCTGTCCGGTTTGTAGCCACTGCGGGGAGCCAGCCTGCCGGTGTTGCTGTCATAGGCTGAGCACACCAGGACATTCACCCTTGTCACATCCAGCCGCTTGGGCAGACCAGGGGCTGCCCACGGGGAGATGAGCTGGAAA containing:
- the LOC119842306 gene encoding DLA class II histocompatibility antigen, DR-1 beta chain-like isoform X2; this encodes MAPCAKLALVSFWVLSLRSATLAGIHHVSCFQLISPWAAPGLPKRLDVTRVNVLVCSAYDSNTGRLAPRSGYKPDSQESWSAGKCMLWESWVETKYQALVQEVNTSSPQGEPYYMQILKTCELDDATGAVRAVTRYSLNGEDVLRYQSDQNRWFSEHPAAWRVAERWNREGETFTAWNLIQPQHCRFMIELALPFIAQKTAQPTVHVALVPGTQDRPRRLVCHVTGFYPRDIEVIWERGGQVAQGEQLTSGILPNGDLTFQIQVSIELGQKGVGPAEHVCVVRHSSLGHDPLRVTWDSQVTGQTGVPAIVAGCILAALGVVALGWYLRRRAGAQKGPYRTAQTQPGTLDSAPAIAKPAGNSLFTASSCPDATE
- the LOC119842306 gene encoding DLA class II histocompatibility antigen, DR-1 beta chain-like isoform X1, coding for MAPCAKLALVSFWVLSLRSATLAGIHHVSCFQLISPWAAPGLPKRLDVTRVNVLVCSAYDSNTGRLAPRSGYKPDSQESWSAGKCMLWESWVETKYQALVQEVNTSSPQGEPYYMQILKTCELDDATGAVRAVTRYSLNGEDVLRYQSDQNRWFSEHPAAWRVAERWNREGETFTAWNLIQPQHCRFMIELALPFIAQKTAQPTVHVALVPGTQDRPRRLVCHVTGFYPRDIEVIWERGGQVAQGEQLTSGILPNGDLTFQIQVSIELGQKGVGPAEHVCVVRHSSLGHDPLRVTWDSQVTGQTGVPAIVAGCILAALGVVALGWYLRRRWRLGAQKGPYRTAQTQPGTLDSAPAIAKPAGNSLFTASSCPDATE